Proteins encoded by one window of Xiphias gladius isolate SHS-SW01 ecotype Sanya breed wild chromosome 15, ASM1685928v1, whole genome shotgun sequence:
- the LOC120800874 gene encoding dynein regulatory complex subunit 4-like isoform X3 — translation MSFSFQPPKTKGKKAAKGKSPAVVDGLSTEEMSKDQLEEHIVRLREELDREREERSYFQLERDKIQTFWEISKRNLEETKAELRNRRREREEAEERHRVEITVYKQKLKHVLSEHHNTVSELKMDGVASTSLIQNRHTQSELGLRKDVHGLQADFREQRLQNENCIKELKLKHQVELMELTNDYDRRIREIEVRYHKKMQSMIEAEGKKRRAEVSELEDGMKSRVVTLMQDHDRALRGAEEYYSAVQTKLLADQKVLKEELAEVQKQQARADKELSAAQQENKRLRESLRDAEQKLPELRKQLEDYNQAKAKTATTRARVKVVEKELRDLTVEHELLLQAFEKVQQERDELLKKQTEAILDVQQRSGLKELLLERKLAALTETVEKKEAQLCAALSAYTADRTAGGAANKLEEILESKQVTVTALQDDLARECQVGWD, via the exons ATGTCGTTTTCTTTCCAGCCACCGAAGACTAAAGGCAAGAAGGCAGCGAAGGGGAAGTCTCCTGCAGTGGTGGACGGTCTTTCAACGGAGGAGATGTCCAAGGACCAG CTGGAGGAGCACATCGTTCGCCTCCGAGAGGAGCTGGACAGAGAGCGGGAGGAGAGGAGCTACTTCCAGCTGGAGAGGGACAAGATCCAGACCTTCTGGGAGATCTCCAAGAGGAACCTGGAGGAGACGAAGGCCGAGCTGAGGAACAGacgcagggagagagaggaggccgAGGAGCGCCACCGAGTGGAGATCACA GTGTACAAGCAGAAGCTGAAGCACGTCCTGTCTGAACACCACAACACGGTCTCTGAGCTGAAGATGGACGGCGTCGCCTCCACCTCGCTGATCCAGAACCGGCACACCCAGTCAGAGCTCGGGCTTCGGAAAGACGTGCACGGTCTGCAGGCGGACTTCAGAGAGCAGAGGCTCCAGAACGAAAACTGCATCAAGGAGCTCAAACTG AAACACCAGGTGGAGCTGATGGAGCTGACAAACGACTACGACAGGAGAATCAGAG AAATTGAGGTGAGGTATCACAAGAAAATGCAGTCGATGATCGAGGCAGAGGGCAAAAAGCGGAGGGCAGAGGTCAGCGAGCTCGAGGACGGAATGAAAAGCCGCGTCGTGACCCTGATGCAGGACCACGACCGAGCTCTCCGAGGCGCTGAGGAGTACTACTCTGCTGTTCAGACCAAACTGCTGGCGGATCAGAAGGTGCTGAAG GAGGAACTCGCAGAGGTGCAGAAGCAGCAGGCGCGCGCAGACAAAGAGCTCTCGGCGGCTCAGCAGGAGAACAAACGTCTGCGCGAGTCTCTGCGGGACGCCGAACAAAAGCTGCCCGAGCTCCGGAAACAGCTGGAAGACTACAACCAGGCCAAGGCCAAGACGGCG ACGACCAGAGCTCGTGTGAAGGTCGTTGAGAAGGAGCTGAGAGATCTGACGGTGGAGCacgagctgctgctgcaggcgTTTGAAAAG GTCCAGCAGGAGCGTGACGAGCTGCTGAAGAAGCAGACGGAGGCCATCCTGGACGTGCAGCAGAGGAGCGGACTGAAGGAGCTGTTGCTGGAGAGGAAGCTGGCGGCTCTGACGGAAACCGTGGAGAAGAAGGAGGCTCAGCTCTGCGCCGCGCTCTCCGCCTACACCGCCGACCGAACCGCAGGCGGCGCCGCCAACAAACTTGAG GAAATCTTGGAGTCTAAACAAGTCACCGTCACGGCCTTACAGGACGACCTGGCTCGCGAATGTCAGGTGGGTTGGGATTAA
- the LOC120800874 gene encoding dynein regulatory complex subunit 4-like isoform X1, which translates to MSFSFQPPKTKGKKAAKGKSPAVVDGLSTEEMSKDQLEEHIVRLREELDREREERSYFQLERDKIQTFWEISKRNLEETKAELRNRRREREEAEERHRVEITVYKQKLKHVLSEHHNTVSELKMDGVASTSLIQNRHTQSELGLRKDVHGLQADFREQRLQNENCIKELKLKHQVELMELTNDYDRRIREIEVRYHKKMQSMIEAEGKKRRAEVSELEDGMKSRVVTLMQDHDRALRGAEEYYSAVQTKLLADQKVLKEELAEVQKQQARADKELSAAQQENKRLRESLRDAEQKLPELRKQLEDYNQAKAKTATTRARVKVVEKELRDLTVEHELLLQAFEKVQQERDELLKKQTEAILDVQQRSGLKELLLERKLAALTETVEKKEAQLCAALSAYTADRTAGGAANKLEEILESKQVTVTALQDDLARECQEYDDLLQTCTERLKALGVPRWDFPFRSAEQILNRPTPKH; encoded by the exons ATGTCGTTTTCTTTCCAGCCACCGAAGACTAAAGGCAAGAAGGCAGCGAAGGGGAAGTCTCCTGCAGTGGTGGACGGTCTTTCAACGGAGGAGATGTCCAAGGACCAG CTGGAGGAGCACATCGTTCGCCTCCGAGAGGAGCTGGACAGAGAGCGGGAGGAGAGGAGCTACTTCCAGCTGGAGAGGGACAAGATCCAGACCTTCTGGGAGATCTCCAAGAGGAACCTGGAGGAGACGAAGGCCGAGCTGAGGAACAGacgcagggagagagaggaggccgAGGAGCGCCACCGAGTGGAGATCACA GTGTACAAGCAGAAGCTGAAGCACGTCCTGTCTGAACACCACAACACGGTCTCTGAGCTGAAGATGGACGGCGTCGCCTCCACCTCGCTGATCCAGAACCGGCACACCCAGTCAGAGCTCGGGCTTCGGAAAGACGTGCACGGTCTGCAGGCGGACTTCAGAGAGCAGAGGCTCCAGAACGAAAACTGCATCAAGGAGCTCAAACTG AAACACCAGGTGGAGCTGATGGAGCTGACAAACGACTACGACAGGAGAATCAGAG AAATTGAGGTGAGGTATCACAAGAAAATGCAGTCGATGATCGAGGCAGAGGGCAAAAAGCGGAGGGCAGAGGTCAGCGAGCTCGAGGACGGAATGAAAAGCCGCGTCGTGACCCTGATGCAGGACCACGACCGAGCTCTCCGAGGCGCTGAGGAGTACTACTCTGCTGTTCAGACCAAACTGCTGGCGGATCAGAAGGTGCTGAAG GAGGAACTCGCAGAGGTGCAGAAGCAGCAGGCGCGCGCAGACAAAGAGCTCTCGGCGGCTCAGCAGGAGAACAAACGTCTGCGCGAGTCTCTGCGGGACGCCGAACAAAAGCTGCCCGAGCTCCGGAAACAGCTGGAAGACTACAACCAGGCCAAGGCCAAGACGGCG ACGACCAGAGCTCGTGTGAAGGTCGTTGAGAAGGAGCTGAGAGATCTGACGGTGGAGCacgagctgctgctgcaggcgTTTGAAAAG GTCCAGCAGGAGCGTGACGAGCTGCTGAAGAAGCAGACGGAGGCCATCCTGGACGTGCAGCAGAGGAGCGGACTGAAGGAGCTGTTGCTGGAGAGGAAGCTGGCGGCTCTGACGGAAACCGTGGAGAAGAAGGAGGCTCAGCTCTGCGCCGCGCTCTCCGCCTACACCGCCGACCGAACCGCAGGCGGCGCCGCCAACAAACTTGAG GAAATCTTGGAGTCTAAACAAGTCACCGTCACGGCCTTACAGGACGACCTGGCTCGCGAATGTCAG
- the LOC120800874 gene encoding dynein regulatory complex subunit 4-like isoform X2, producing the protein MPPKTKGKKAAKGKSPAVVDGLSTEEMSKDQLEEHIVRLREELDREREERSYFQLERDKIQTFWEISKRNLEETKAELRNRRREREEAEERHRVEITVYKQKLKHVLSEHHNTVSELKMDGVASTSLIQNRHTQSELGLRKDVHGLQADFREQRLQNENCIKELKLKHQVELMELTNDYDRRIREIEVRYHKKMQSMIEAEGKKRRAEVSELEDGMKSRVVTLMQDHDRALRGAEEYYSAVQTKLLADQKVLKEELAEVQKQQARADKELSAAQQENKRLRESLRDAEQKLPELRKQLEDYNQAKAKTATTRARVKVVEKELRDLTVEHELLLQAFEKVQQERDELLKKQTEAILDVQQRSGLKELLLERKLAALTETVEKKEAQLCAALSAYTADRTAGGAANKLEEILESKQVTVTALQDDLARECQEYDDLLQTCTERLKALGVPRWDFPFRSAEQILNRPTPKH; encoded by the exons ATG CCACCGAAGACTAAAGGCAAGAAGGCAGCGAAGGGGAAGTCTCCTGCAGTGGTGGACGGTCTTTCAACGGAGGAGATGTCCAAGGACCAG CTGGAGGAGCACATCGTTCGCCTCCGAGAGGAGCTGGACAGAGAGCGGGAGGAGAGGAGCTACTTCCAGCTGGAGAGGGACAAGATCCAGACCTTCTGGGAGATCTCCAAGAGGAACCTGGAGGAGACGAAGGCCGAGCTGAGGAACAGacgcagggagagagaggaggccgAGGAGCGCCACCGAGTGGAGATCACA GTGTACAAGCAGAAGCTGAAGCACGTCCTGTCTGAACACCACAACACGGTCTCTGAGCTGAAGATGGACGGCGTCGCCTCCACCTCGCTGATCCAGAACCGGCACACCCAGTCAGAGCTCGGGCTTCGGAAAGACGTGCACGGTCTGCAGGCGGACTTCAGAGAGCAGAGGCTCCAGAACGAAAACTGCATCAAGGAGCTCAAACTG AAACACCAGGTGGAGCTGATGGAGCTGACAAACGACTACGACAGGAGAATCAGAG AAATTGAGGTGAGGTATCACAAGAAAATGCAGTCGATGATCGAGGCAGAGGGCAAAAAGCGGAGGGCAGAGGTCAGCGAGCTCGAGGACGGAATGAAAAGCCGCGTCGTGACCCTGATGCAGGACCACGACCGAGCTCTCCGAGGCGCTGAGGAGTACTACTCTGCTGTTCAGACCAAACTGCTGGCGGATCAGAAGGTGCTGAAG GAGGAACTCGCAGAGGTGCAGAAGCAGCAGGCGCGCGCAGACAAAGAGCTCTCGGCGGCTCAGCAGGAGAACAAACGTCTGCGCGAGTCTCTGCGGGACGCCGAACAAAAGCTGCCCGAGCTCCGGAAACAGCTGGAAGACTACAACCAGGCCAAGGCCAAGACGGCG ACGACCAGAGCTCGTGTGAAGGTCGTTGAGAAGGAGCTGAGAGATCTGACGGTGGAGCacgagctgctgctgcaggcgTTTGAAAAG GTCCAGCAGGAGCGTGACGAGCTGCTGAAGAAGCAGACGGAGGCCATCCTGGACGTGCAGCAGAGGAGCGGACTGAAGGAGCTGTTGCTGGAGAGGAAGCTGGCGGCTCTGACGGAAACCGTGGAGAAGAAGGAGGCTCAGCTCTGCGCCGCGCTCTCCGCCTACACCGCCGACCGAACCGCAGGCGGCGCCGCCAACAAACTTGAG GAAATCTTGGAGTCTAAACAAGTCACCGTCACGGCCTTACAGGACGACCTGGCTCGCGAATGTCAG
- the LOC120800300 gene encoding uncharacterized protein LOC120800300 isoform X2: MFLFRHHHIRYSSGKFLFDLKIKKKRKKRNHVFVLSHSVSPQAAEMLLYLCLLFAGCLRLSFTDSIKTVQNNTLATLQCPLATGNVSWSRYVNVYLDVTTDPNVVVPKAQPEARAPVTLRNEGPDRSREAAAGGADTENQRPSDLWKIPVGVVIGATLVLLVFFALRFCSEKRAERETNVVKAVTEVIYEEIEDGNVQPRREPDVESPYYWSSIIETPNTSTSPNTNALYTSVNKLKAKGRGNEECVYSVAQIPLQTRNVS; this comes from the exons ATGTTTCTTTTCCGTCACCATCACATTCGTTACTCATCGGGCAAGTTcctctttgatttaaaaattaaaaaaaaaaggaagaaaagaaaccaTGTCTTCGTCCTGTCTCACAGCGTAAGTCCACAGGCTGCGGAGATGTTGCTTTACCTCTGCCTTCTCTTTGCTGGATGCCTCCGTCTCAGCTTCACTG ACAGTATAAAGACTGTGCAGAACAACACGTTGGCTACACTGCAGTGTCCTCTTGCAACAGGGAATGTGTCATGGAGCCGCTACGTAAATG TATATCTGGATGTGACTACAGATCCCAACGTGGTGGTTCCCAAAGCCCAGCCAGAAGCTAGAGCACCAGTCACGCTGAGAAACGAGGGACCGGACCGCAGCCGAGAAGCTGCAGCTGGAGGTGCAGACACAGAGAACCAGCGACCCTCAGACTTGTGGAAAATACCTGTTGGTGTAGTCATAGGTGCTACTCTGGTGCTTCTGGTCTTCTTCGCCCTGAGATTCTGCTCAGAAAAGAGAGCGGAGAGAGAGACCAATGTTGTGAAAGCTGTAACTGAGGTGATCTATGAGGAGATTGAAGACGGCAACGTGCAGCCACGGAGGGAACCTGATGTTGAAAGTCCCTACTACTGGTCGAGCATCATTGAAACGCCAAACACCTCCACATCACCAAACACTAATGCGCTGTACACCTCTGTTAACAAGCTGAAAGCTAAAGGACGCGGCAATGAGGAGTGTGTGTATTCTGTTGCACAAATTCCACTACAGACAAGGAATGTCAGTTAA
- the LOC120800300 gene encoding uncharacterized protein LOC120800300 isoform X3: protein MFLFRHHHIRYSSGKFLFDLKIKKKRKKRNHVFVLSHSVSPQAAEMLLYLCLLFAGCLRLSFTDSIKTVQNNTLATLQCPLATGNVSWSRYVNDPNVVVPKAQPEARAPVTLRNEGPDRSREAAAGGADTENQRPSDLWKIPVGVVIGATLVLLVFFALRFCSEKRAERETNVVKAVTEVIYEEIEDGNVQPRREPDVESPYYWSSIIETPNTSTSPNTNALYTSVNKLKAKGRGNEECVYSVAQIPLQTRNVS from the exons ATGTTTCTTTTCCGTCACCATCACATTCGTTACTCATCGGGCAAGTTcctctttgatttaaaaattaaaaaaaaaaggaagaaaagaaaccaTGTCTTCGTCCTGTCTCACAGCGTAAGTCCACAGGCTGCGGAGATGTTGCTTTACCTCTGCCTTCTCTTTGCTGGATGCCTCCGTCTCAGCTTCACTG ACAGTATAAAGACTGTGCAGAACAACACGTTGGCTACACTGCAGTGTCCTCTTGCAACAGGGAATGTGTCATGGAGCCGCTACGTAAATG ATCCCAACGTGGTGGTTCCCAAAGCCCAGCCAGAAGCTAGAGCACCAGTCACGCTGAGAAACGAGGGACCGGACCGCAGCCGAGAAGCTGCAGCTGGAGGTGCAGACACAGAGAACCAGCGACCCTCAGACTTGTGGAAAATACCTGTTGGTGTAGTCATAGGTGCTACTCTGGTGCTTCTGGTCTTCTTCGCCCTGAGATTCTGCTCAGAAAAGAGAGCGGAGAGAGAGACCAATGTTGTGAAAGCTGTAACTGAGGTGATCTATGAGGAGATTGAAGACGGCAACGTGCAGCCACGGAGGGAACCTGATGTTGAAAGTCCCTACTACTGGTCGAGCATCATTGAAACGCCAAACACCTCCACATCACCAAACACTAATGCGCTGTACACCTCTGTTAACAAGCTGAAAGCTAAAGGACGCGGCAATGAGGAGTGTGTGTATTCTGTTGCACAAATTCCACTACAGACAAGGAATGTCAGTTAA
- the LOC120800300 gene encoding uncharacterized protein LOC120800300 isoform X1 — MFLFRHHHIRYSSGKFLFDLKIKKKRKKRNHVFVLSHSVSPQAAEMLLYLCLLFAGCLRLSFTDSIKTVQNNTLATLQCPLATGNVSWSRYVNGNQVILLTISNGQERRTDKRYGSLANNDLVINKVKMSDSAWYFCNGKKAVYLDVTTDPNVVVPKAQPEARAPVTLRNEGPDRSREAAAGGADTENQRPSDLWKIPVGVVIGATLVLLVFFALRFCSEKRAERETNVVKAVTEVIYEEIEDGNVQPRREPDVESPYYWSSIIETPNTSTSPNTNALYTSVNKLKAKGRGNEECVYSVAQIPLQTRNVS, encoded by the exons ATGTTTCTTTTCCGTCACCATCACATTCGTTACTCATCGGGCAAGTTcctctttgatttaaaaattaaaaaaaaaaggaagaaaagaaaccaTGTCTTCGTCCTGTCTCACAGCGTAAGTCCACAGGCTGCGGAGATGTTGCTTTACCTCTGCCTTCTCTTTGCTGGATGCCTCCGTCTCAGCTTCACTG ACAGTATAAAGACTGTGCAGAACAACACGTTGGCTACACTGCAGTGTCCTCTTGCAACAGGGAATGTGTCATGGAGCCGCTACGTAAATGGTAACCAGGTGATTCTGCTCACTATCAGCAACGGCCAGGAGCGCAGAACTGATAAACGCTATGGGTCCCTGGCAAACAATGACCTGGTCATAAATAAGGTTAAAATGTCAGATTCTGCATGGTATTtttgtaatggaaaaaaagcagTATATCTGGATGTGACTACAGATCCCAACGTGGTGGTTCCCAAAGCCCAGCCAGAAGCTAGAGCACCAGTCACGCTGAGAAACGAGGGACCGGACCGCAGCCGAGAAGCTGCAGCTGGAGGTGCAGACACAGAGAACCAGCGACCCTCAGACTTGTGGAAAATACCTGTTGGTGTAGTCATAGGTGCTACTCTGGTGCTTCTGGTCTTCTTCGCCCTGAGATTCTGCTCAGAAAAGAGAGCGGAGAGAGAGACCAATGTTGTGAAAGCTGTAACTGAGGTGATCTATGAGGAGATTGAAGACGGCAACGTGCAGCCACGGAGGGAACCTGATGTTGAAAGTCCCTACTACTGGTCGAGCATCATTGAAACGCCAAACACCTCCACATCACCAAACACTAATGCGCTGTACACCTCTGTTAACAAGCTGAAAGCTAAAGGACGCGGCAATGAGGAGTGTGTGTATTCTGTTGCACAAATTCCACTACAGACAAGGAATGTCAGTTAA